A portion of the Musa acuminata AAA Group cultivar baxijiao chromosome BXJ1-1, Cavendish_Baxijiao_AAA, whole genome shotgun sequence genome contains these proteins:
- the LOC135581029 gene encoding protein-L-isoaspartate O-methyltransferase-like: MLRLAYGLRRRFFFVVPLWNPVSVLTANPSSRSSSPLRLLVAAVASLCAVSSRLPSSSSSLFVGRWPQTHHFLGRMERLWTSGSLGRNKELVERLQLYGIIKSKKVAEVMEAIDRGLFVPPGSAPYVDTPILIGYNATISAPHMHAACLELLREHLQPGMRALDVGSGTGYLTACFAMMLGPEGRALGVEHIAELVDFSINNIKNSAASSFLKEGSLSMHIADGREGWPDLAPYDAIHVGAAAPEIPQPLIDQLKPGGRLVIPVGTVFQDLQVIDKKMDGSVSIRSETSVRYVPLTSKAAQLHSN; this comes from the exons ATGCTTCGGCTTGCGTATGGTCTCCGCCGCCGCTTCTTCTTTGTCGTCCCGCTTTGGAATCCGGTGTCGGTGTTGACGGCGAACCCTTCCTCCCGCTCTTCCTCTCCTCTGCGCCTCCTCGTCGCCGCTGTTGCTTCTCTCTGTGCCGTCTCCAGTCGccttccctcctcctcttcttctctcttcgTTGGTCGCTGGCCCCAAACCCATCACTTCCTCGGACGAATGGAG AGGCTTTGGACTAGTGGATCACTTGGTAGAAACAAAGAACTTGTAGAACGTTTGCAGCTGTATGGAATAATCAAGTCAAAGAAAGTGGCAGAAGTAATGGAGGCAATTGACAGGGGGTTATTTGTACCTCCTGGCAGCGCACCTTATGTTGATACCCCTATTCTGATAGGTTATAATGCAACTATTTCTGCACCTCATATGCATGCAGCTTGTCTAGAGCTACTGAGGGAGCATCTGCAGCCAGGAATGAGAGCTTTGGATGTTGGTTCAG GGACTGGCTACTTAACAGCATGCTTTGCAATGATGCTTGGACCAGAAGGTCGTGCTCTAGGGGTTGAACACATTGCTGAGCTAGTTGATTTCTCAATCAACAACATTAAGAATAGCGCAGCATCATCATTTCTGAAAGAAGGCTCACTGTCTATGCATATTGCTG ATGGAAGAGAGGGATGGCCAGATCTGGCACCCTATGATGCCATTCATGTTGGTGCTGCTGCACCTGAGATTCCTCAGCCACTGATTGACCAGTTGAAGCCAGGTGGCCGACTGGTGATCCCAGTAGGAACGGTTTTCCAGGATTTGCAGGTGATCGACAAGAAGATGGATGGCTCAGTGAGCATTCGAAGCGAGACATCAGTACGCTATGTTCCGCTGACTAGTAAAGCAGCTCAGTTGCATAGCAACTAA